From a region of the Fusobacterium sp. DD2 genome:
- a CDS encoding toxin-antitoxin system YwqK family antitoxin, whose translation MKKILLTLVMCVLVGCTNAPKKDSQEIQNYIKDIDAKIEAEFHKDPRVKYPKPLTAEELRTQSLNFKNYVEVVDENGFKNVYNGYDQHLQESIKLGTNGKPYGVYRKYYPNGTIKEIAFLDEGAVFSGTKRVYYENGQLEKLIPYYKNSVEGDRIFYYPNGNLKEVYTYVNGKENGEGRIYYENGQLQIVETYKNGKKDGPYKIYDPTGRLRQKGVNKDGKAIPEEEF comes from the coding sequence ATGAAAAAAATATTATTAACTCTTGTTATGTGCGTTCTTGTAGGATGTACCAATGCACCTAAAAAAGATAGCCAGGAGATTCAAAATTATATCAAAGATATAGATGCTAAAATTGAGGCAGAATTTCATAAAGACCCAAGAGTAAAATATCCAAAACCACTAACAGCTGAAGAATTGAGAACTCAATCTCTTAATTTTAAAAATTATGTAGAAGTTGTTGATGAAAATGGATTTAAGAATGTTTATAATGGTTATGATCAGCATCTTCAGGAAAGTATTAAGCTAGGAACAAATGGAAAACCTTATGGTGTTTATAGAAAATACTACCCTAATGGAACTATTAAAGAGATAGCATTTTTAGATGAAGGGGCAGTATTTAGTGGAACAAAAAGAGTGTACTATGAAAATGGTCAGCTTGAAAAACTTATCCCTTATTATAAGAACTCTGTAGAGGGAGATAGAATTTTCTACTATCCAAATGGAAATCTTAAAGAGGTATATACCTATGTAAATGGTAAGGAAAATGGAGAGGGAAGAATATATTATGAGAATGGACAGCTTCAAATAGTTGAAACATATAAGAATGGTAAAAAGGATGGTCCATATAAAATATATGATCCAACTGGAAGACTTAGACAAAAAGGTGTAAACAAAGATGGAAAAGCTATTCCAGAGGAAGAGTTCTAA
- the miaB gene encoding tRNA (N6-isopentenyl adenosine(37)-C2)-methylthiotransferase MiaB — protein MKKASIITYGCQMNVNESAKIRKIFENLGYEMTENIEESDLIFLNTCTVREGAATQIYGKLGELKHIKAARGTIIGVTGCFAQEQGKMLLRKFPQIDIIMGNQNIGKIPQALDRIENKEAKHVVYTDCEDDLPPRLDADFESEKTASISITYGCNNFCTYCIVPYVRGRERSVPMEEIIHDVKQYVAKGYKEIILLGQNVNSYGKDFKNGDNFAKLLEEICKVEGDYIVRFISPHPRDFTDEVIDVIAKNEKIARSLHLPLQSGSTRILKAMNRGYSKEQYIALAEKIKERIPGVALTADIIVGFPGETEEDFQDTLDVVRRIQFENCFMFMYSIRKGTKAAVMENQIDDNVKKDRLQRLIELQNSCALAESKTYLGKIVRVLVEGESKKNKEVLSGRTSTNKVVLFKGDKALEGTFVNVKINECKTWTLYGEIVE, from the coding sequence GTGAAAAAAGCATCAATCATAACATATGGTTGTCAAATGAACGTAAATGAAAGTGCAAAGATTAGAAAAATCTTTGAAAATTTAGGATATGAAATGACTGAAAATATAGAAGAATCAGATTTGATATTTTTAAATACATGTACAGTAAGAGAAGGGGCAGCTACTCAAATATATGGGAAATTAGGAGAGCTTAAGCATATAAAAGCAGCAAGAGGAACAATAATTGGTGTAACTGGATGCTTTGCTCAAGAGCAGGGAAAAATGCTTTTAAGAAAATTCCCTCAGATAGATATTATTATGGGAAACCAGAATATAGGAAAAATTCCACAAGCATTGGATAGAATAGAAAATAAAGAGGCAAAACATGTGGTATACACAGATTGTGAAGATGATCTACCACCAAGACTGGATGCTGATTTTGAATCAGAAAAAACAGCTTCAATCTCTATAACTTATGGATGTAACAACTTCTGTACTTACTGTATAGTTCCTTATGTAAGAGGACGTGAAAGATCAGTTCCTATGGAAGAGATAATCCACGACGTAAAACAATATGTTGCAAAAGGATATAAAGAGATAATTCTTCTTGGGCAGAATGTCAACTCTTATGGTAAAGATTTTAAAAATGGAGATAACTTTGCAAAACTGTTAGAAGAGATATGTAAAGTGGAAGGAGATTATATTGTAAGATTCATATCTCCACATCCTAGAGACTTTACAGATGAAGTAATAGATGTTATAGCAAAAAATGAAAAAATAGCAAGATCGCTTCACCTGCCATTACAATCTGGATCTACAAGAATCTTAAAAGCTATGAACAGAGGATATTCAAAAGAGCAATATATAGCACTAGCTGAAAAGATAAAAGAGAGAATACCAGGTGTGGCACTTACAGCTGATATTATAGTTGGATTCCCTGGAGAAACAGAAGAAGATTTCCAGGATACTTTAGATGTAGTAAGAAGAATTCAATTTGAAAATTGCTTTATGTTTATGTATTCTATAAGAAAGGGAACTAAAGCTGCTGTAATGGAAAATCAGATAGATGATAATGTCAAAAAAGATAGACTTCAAAGACTTATTGAACTTCAAAACAGCTGTGCTTTAGCTGAAAGCAAGACTTATCTTGGTAAAATAGTTAGAGTACTTGTTGAAGGAGAAAGTAAGAAAAATAAAGAGGTACTTAGTGGAAGAACAAGTACTAACAAAGTAGTATTATTCAAAGGAGACAAGGCGTTAGAGGGAACATTTGTAAATGTAAAAATTAACGAATGTAAAACTTGGACACTATATGGTGAAATTGTAGAATAA
- the rho gene encoding transcription termination factor Rho, translating into MDKLDRFLLRELLEIAKHLGIHHKGNIKKNELKELIQQDIDAREATDIAWGTIDILQDGYGFLRDTSVEKDIYVSATQIRRFKMRTGDVVVGEVREPTGDEKNYALKRVLLINDKPLEAAESRVPFEELIPSYPTERFILETDKDNISGRIIDLVAPIGKGQRALIIAPPKAGKTVLISNFANSIMQTCKDAEVWILLIDERPEEVTDIRETVTGAKVFASTFDDDPRNHIKVTENILEQAKRKVEDGEHVVILMDSLTRLARAYNIVIPSSGKLLSGGIDPTALYYPKNFFGTARNIKGGGSLTIIATVLVDTGSKMDDIIYEEFKSTGNCDIHLDRTLAELRLFPAIDIQRSGTRKEELLLTKHELDSIWQIRRYLSKFDKAEALRLLVENLKSTSSNKSMLDQFHKGVKNEK; encoded by the coding sequence ATGGACAAACTAGATAGATTTCTTTTACGAGAACTTTTAGAAATAGCGAAACATTTAGGGATACATCATAAGGGAAATATAAAAAAGAATGAGTTAAAAGAACTTATACAACAGGATATAGATGCTCGGGAAGCGACTGATATTGCCTGGGGTACTATTGATATACTTCAAGACGGGTATGGTTTTTTAAGAGATACAAGTGTTGAAAAAGATATATATGTTTCAGCAACACAGATAAGAAGATTTAAAATGAGAACAGGAGATGTTGTAGTTGGCGAAGTAAGAGAACCAACTGGAGACGAGAAAAACTATGCTCTAAAGAGAGTTCTACTTATCAATGATAAGCCGTTAGAGGCAGCAGAATCGAGAGTTCCATTTGAAGAATTGATTCCATCTTATCCAACAGAGAGATTTATTTTAGAAACTGATAAAGATAATATATCAGGTAGAATTATAGATTTAGTAGCACCAATTGGTAAAGGGCAGCGTGCTCTTATAATAGCACCGCCTAAAGCTGGTAAAACAGTCCTTATAAGCAATTTTGCCAATTCCATAATGCAAACGTGTAAAGATGCAGAAGTTTGGATTTTACTTATTGATGAAAGACCTGAAGAGGTAACAGATATAAGAGAAACTGTAACTGGAGCAAAGGTTTTTGCTTCGACTTTTGATGATGATCCAAGAAATCATATAAAAGTAACAGAAAATATTTTGGAACAGGCTAAAAGAAAAGTTGAAGATGGAGAGCATGTAGTGATACTTATGGACTCTCTTACAAGACTTGCAAGAGCCTATAATATAGTTATTCCATCAAGTGGAAAACTGTTATCAGGTGGTATAGACCCAACAGCTCTATACTATCCTAAAAACTTTTTTGGTACAGCAAGAAATATAAAAGGGGGTGGAAGCCTTACTATTATTGCCACTGTTCTTGTGGATACAGGGAGTAAAATGGATGATATAATTTACGAAGAGTTTAAATCAACAGGTAACTGTGATATCCACTTGGATAGAACATTGGCTGAATTGAGACTTTTCCCTGCTATAGATATTCAGCGTTCTGGTACTAGAAAAGAGGAACTATTACTAACAAAACACGAACTTGATTCTATATGGCAAATAAGAAGATACCTATCTAAATTTGATAAGGCTGAGGCATTGAGACTCTTAGTCGAAAATTTAAAAAGCACTTCAAGTAACAAAAGCATGCTGGATCAATTTCACAAAGGAGTAAAGAATGAAAAATAA
- a CDS encoding M23 family metallopeptidase: MKNKLLLLVVLAIAFYLGVMVGSPYKEEVVDLSKFTEYYEDSAVETGGWELQNDNFYTITKDYVLEKNEVAEPKEEPVPERKVYVVESGDTLLKIAGIYGIDLNVILANNPGISSKNLKIGQKINVVTQNGIFYKVQKGDSLNKIAELFKVQVEDIKDVNKMDSDTVHVGTELFIKNPSLAKYLAKVSPGRGNAKQSNLGFIMPIKYTGISSPFGNRFHPVLKRYIFHSGVDLQARFIPLYAAKAGRVSFAGTMNGYGKIIIIQHGGGYETRYAHLDKIGVKRGDYVKRGELIGKTGQSGRVTGPHLHFEVRINGKPVNPMRYVPRK; this comes from the coding sequence ATGAAAAATAAACTTTTATTACTTGTAGTTCTAGCTATAGCTTTTTATTTGGGAGTGATGGTAGGGAGCCCATATAAGGAAGAGGTAGTGGATCTTTCAAAGTTTACTGAATATTATGAAGACAGTGCTGTTGAAACTGGAGGTTGGGAGCTTCAAAATGACAACTTCTACACTATTACTAAAGATTATGTTTTAGAGAAAAATGAAGTTGCAGAGCCTAAAGAAGAACCAGTTCCAGAAAGAAAAGTTTATGTAGTAGAATCAGGAGACACACTTTTAAAAATTGCAGGAATATATGGAATAGATTTAAATGTTATATTAGCAAATAACCCTGGGATTTCAAGTAAAAATCTGAAAATAGGGCAGAAGATAAATGTTGTAACTCAAAATGGAATCTTCTATAAGGTTCAAAAGGGAGATTCACTGAATAAGATTGCTGAACTTTTTAAGGTTCAGGTAGAGGATATTAAAGATGTAAATAAGATGGATTCTGATACTGTTCATGTTGGTACAGAGCTTTTCATTAAAAATCCAAGTCTTGCAAAATACCTTGCTAAGGTTTCACCTGGAAGAGGAAATGCAAAACAGAGTAATCTTGGATTTATTATGCCAATTAAGTATACAGGAATATCAAGTCCATTTGGAAATAGATTCCATCCAGTGTTAAAAAGATATATTTTTCACTCAGGAGTGGATTTACAAGCTCGTTTCATCCCTTTATATGCCGCAAAAGCAGGTAGAGTAAGTTTTGCTGGTACAATGAATGGTTATGGAAAGATAATCATTATTCAGCATGGAGGAGGCTACGAGACAAGATATGCCCATCTTGATAAAATAGGAGTTAAAAGGGGCGATTATGTTAAAAGAGGGGAACTTATAGGAAAAACAGGTCAAAGTGGTAGAGTAACTGGACCACATCTTCACTTTGAAGTGAGAATAAATGGAAAACCTGTAAATCCAATGAGATATGTTCCTAGAAAATAG
- the ispG gene encoding flavodoxin-dependent (E)-4-hydroxy-3-methylbut-2-enyl-diphosphate synthase: MMRVSRCVKVGNLLIGGGNPVVIQSMTNTDTSDVEATVEQIKRLEKAGCQMVRMTINTVEAAAAIKEIKKQVNLPLCADIHFDYKLALLAIENGIDKLRINPGNIGSDDKVKAVVEKAKEKHIPIRIGVNSGSIEKHILEKYGKPTADGMVESAMYHVNLLEKNGFHDIVISLKASNVKMMVEAYRKISTMVDYPLHLGVTEAGTAFQGTVKSAIGIGSLLVDGIGDTIRVSLTEDPVEEIKVAREILKVLGLVESGVEIISCPTCGRTEIALINLAKRVEKEFENEKRNIKIAVMGCVVNGPGEAKEADYGVAGGKGVGVLFKKGKIVKKVSEKDILPELKKLILEDVD; this comes from the coding sequence ATAATGAGAGTGAGCAGATGTGTAAAAGTTGGAAATCTGTTGATAGGTGGAGGAAATCCAGTAGTAATTCAATCTATGACCAATACAGATACAAGTGATGTAGAGGCTACTGTTGAGCAGATAAAAAGACTTGAAAAAGCAGGATGCCAGATGGTAAGAATGACAATAAACACCGTTGAGGCAGCAGCTGCTATAAAAGAGATAAAAAAACAGGTGAATCTACCTCTATGTGCAGATATTCACTTTGATTATAAACTTGCTCTTTTAGCAATAGAAAATGGTATAGATAAACTTAGAATAAATCCTGGAAATATTGGTTCTGACGACAAGGTTAAAGCTGTTGTTGAAAAAGCCAAAGAAAAACATATTCCAATAAGAATAGGGGTAAATTCAGGATCAATAGAAAAGCACATATTGGAAAAATATGGTAAACCTACTGCTGATGGTATGGTGGAAAGTGCTATGTATCATGTAAATCTTCTTGAAAAAAATGGTTTTCATGACATAGTTATCTCACTTAAGGCAAGTAATGTTAAGATGATGGTTGAAGCATATAGAAAAATAAGTACAATGGTTGATTATCCATTGCATCTTGGTGTAACTGAAGCAGGTACTGCTTTTCAGGGAACTGTAAAGTCAGCAATAGGAATAGGAAGTTTACTTGTAGACGGAATAGGTGATACAATAAGGGTGTCACTTACAGAGGATCCTGTTGAAGAGATAAAAGTAGCAAGAGAAATTCTTAAAGTTTTAGGACTTGTTGAGAGTGGAGTAGAGATTATTTCATGCCCAACTTGTGGAAGAACTGAGATTGCTCTTATAAACCTTGCAAAAAGAGTAGAAAAAGAGTTTGAAAATGAGAAAAGAAATATTAAGATAGCAGTTATGGGATGCGTAGTAAATGGACCTGGAGAAGCCAAGGAAGCTGATTATGGTGTAGCTGGTGGAAAAGGTGTAGGAGTCTTGTTTAAAAAAGGTAAAATAGTAAAAAAGGTATCTGAAAAAGATATCCTTCCAGAGCTTAAAAAGCTTATACTTGAGGATGTGGATTAG
- a CDS encoding RNA polymerase sigma factor, with product MDFDEIFEEYFDRIYYKVLGAVKNPEDAEDISQEVFISVYKNLGKFRSESNIYTWIYKIAINKIYDFFRKRKIELDINEEILGIDSSTSAETNVMLEEKLKLITPREREIVVLKDIYGYKLKEIADMKGMNISTVKSVYYKAIKDMGGS from the coding sequence ATGGACTTTGATGAGATTTTTGAAGAGTATTTTGATAGGATATACTACAAGGTTTTAGGAGCAGTAAAAAATCCTGAAGATGCTGAAGACATATCTCAGGAAGTTTTTATTAGTGTCTATAAAAATCTGGGTAAATTCAGATCAGAGAGTAATATATATACCTGGATATACAAAATTGCAATTAATAAAATCTACGACTTTTTCAGGAAACGTAAGATAGAACTTGATATAAATGAGGAGATACTTGGAATAGACAGTTCTACAAGTGCTGAGACCAATGTTATGTTGGAAGAAAAGTTGAAGCTGATAACACCTAGAGAACGGGAAATTGTGGTTTTGAAAGATATTTATGGTTATAAACTCAAAGAGATAGCAGATATGAAAGGTATGAATATTTCCACAGTAAAATCTGTATATTATAAAGCAATAAAGGATATGGGAGGCAGTTAG